A DNA window from Paenibacillus sp. HWE-109 contains the following coding sequences:
- the ccpA gene encoding catabolite control protein A translates to MTVTIYDVAREAGVSMATVSRVVNNNPNVKPQTRKKVFEAIERLGYRPNAVARGLASKKTTTVGVVIPDISNSIFAEVARGIEDIANMYHYNIILCNADKKKEKEIRVINTLLEKQVDGLLFMGGVVTEDHAQAFRTSSVPVVLCGTKDENQAMASVDIDHEKAAFDAVNVLIAAGHRDIAMISGTLQDPANGFARYQGYKRALDEAGIELRDEYVRIGNYRYESSVDAVEYFLGLSPRPTAIFSATDEMAIGAIHTIQDNGLRVPQDIAVISVDNIRMASMVRPTLTTVAQPMYDIGAVSMRLLTKLMNKESTDNMQVILPHEVIYRNSVTEPS, encoded by the coding sequence GTGACCGTAACCATTTATGATGTAGCTAGAGAAGCTGGAGTTTCCATGGCAACCGTTTCTAGGGTTGTTAATAACAATCCGAACGTGAAGCCCCAAACACGCAAGAAGGTTTTTGAAGCCATTGAACGTCTCGGTTACCGCCCTAATGCGGTGGCAAGAGGATTGGCCAGCAAGAAGACGACAACGGTTGGCGTTGTTATTCCCGATATTTCCAACTCGATCTTTGCTGAAGTAGCGCGTGGAATTGAAGATATTGCGAATATGTATCATTACAATATCATTTTGTGTAATGCCGATAAGAAAAAAGAAAAAGAGATCCGCGTTATTAACACGCTGCTCGAGAAGCAAGTCGATGGCCTGCTGTTCATGGGTGGTGTAGTCACCGAGGATCATGCGCAAGCATTCCGCACTTCCTCAGTTCCTGTAGTCCTTTGCGGGACGAAGGATGAGAACCAAGCGATGGCCTCCGTCGACATCGATCATGAGAAAGCGGCTTTCGATGCTGTGAATGTTCTAATTGCTGCGGGTCACCGTGATATCGCAATGATCTCTGGTACTTTGCAAGATCCCGCTAATGGATTTGCCCGTTATCAAGGGTACAAGAGAGCTTTGGATGAAGCTGGGATTGAGCTTCGCGATGAGTACGTTCGTATTGGGAACTACCGTTATGAATCCAGTGTGGATGCAGTAGAGTATTTCTTGGGACTTTCACCTAGACCGACTGCTATCTTCTCCGCTACAGATGAAATGGCGATTGGTGCCATTCATACGATTCAAGACAACGGGCTAAGAGTCCCGCAAGATATCGCAGTTATCAGTGTTGACAACATTCGTATGGCGTCTATGGTTAGACCGACATTAACGACTGTCGCTCAACCGATGTATGATATTGGAGCGGTGTCGATGCGTTTGCTCACGAAGTTGATGAACAAAGAGTCGACAGACAACATGCAGGTTATTTTGCCTCATGAAGTGATCTACCGGAATTCGGTTACAGAACCATCTTAA
- a CDS encoding 5'-methylthioadenosine/adenosylhomocysteine nucleosidase — translation MTWTKIALIGAMNEEIERLVSHMSDVQETVKAGITFREGTYLGKQVVVCRTGVGKVNAAVTTQILIDTFGIEAIIFTGVAGALDPELNIGDLVISSECMQHDMDVTALGFPRGIIPYEANSVFQADPALVELAVAAGERLFAGKVKKGRVLSGDQFIASREAVANLRQELDGVCVEMEGASVAQVCSMNAVPYVVLRSMSDKADGSAHVNFAEFTVLASENSYKMVEEIVKQL, via the coding sequence ATGACATGGACGAAGATTGCGCTCATCGGCGCTATGAATGAAGAGATTGAACGATTGGTATCCCATATGAGTGATGTGCAGGAAACTGTGAAAGCGGGCATTACGTTCCGTGAAGGCACTTATCTAGGGAAGCAGGTTGTTGTTTGCCGGACAGGAGTAGGCAAGGTTAATGCAGCTGTAACGACTCAGATTCTGATTGATACCTTCGGTATTGAAGCAATTATTTTTACAGGTGTAGCCGGTGCACTAGACCCTGAATTGAACATTGGGGATCTGGTGATTTCCAGCGAATGCATGCAGCACGATATGGATGTGACAGCGCTTGGTTTTCCGCGTGGCATCATTCCTTACGAGGCCAACTCTGTGTTCCAAGCTGATCCCGCATTAGTGGAGCTAGCAGTTGCTGCTGGCGAAAGGCTGTTTGCTGGTAAAGTCAAAAAGGGCCGGGTACTGTCCGGTGATCAGTTTATTGCCAGCAGAGAGGCTGTTGCTAATCTTCGTCAAGAGCTAGACGGCGTGTGTGTCGAAATGGAAGGAGCTTCCGTTGCGCAAGTTTGCTCGATGAATGCCGTTCCTTATGTGGTGCTGCGCTCTATGTCCGATAAAGCGGATGGCTCTGCACATGTGAATTTCGCTGAATTCACAGTCCTGGCTTCCGAGAATTCGTACAAAATGGTCGAGGAAATTGTGAAGCAGCTATAG
- a CDS encoding acetoin utilization protein AcuC, giving the protein MNKKASSPVFIYDEEEIAYKFNEDHPFNQDRLTMTVDLLRKAGALPDSAIRKPRPATDNELLRVHSQAYIDAVKGLSSPVPEERFVQSASRFGLDTDDTPYFAGMHDITAEVVGGSITAVDLVMSGAVPHALHLGGGLHHALQSKGAGFCVYNDASAAIAHAQKTYGAKVLYVDTDVHHGDGVQWAFYADPQVCTLSIHETGKFLFPGTGAVNERGEGDAFGTNINIPVEPYTEDDSWLECFSEVLTETIARFQPDIIISQHGCDAHALDPLAHVHCSMRVYKAMPELIHSLAHQWCAGRWVALGGGGYDIWRVVPRAWSLLWLVMSEQAHLDQLEAEPQLALPQTWLDAWQNKSPVQLPSTWLDPVEDWAPIPRREAIAEKNRHTKELAMMYLK; this is encoded by the coding sequence ATGAACAAGAAGGCATCCAGTCCAGTCTTTATTTATGATGAGGAAGAAATTGCTTATAAATTCAATGAAGACCATCCGTTCAATCAAGATCGTTTGACGATGACGGTTGATCTGCTGCGCAAGGCAGGCGCTCTGCCGGACAGCGCTATTCGGAAGCCTCGTCCCGCCACGGACAACGAGCTATTGCGGGTTCATTCACAAGCCTATATCGATGCTGTGAAAGGACTTAGCTCTCCCGTGCCGGAGGAACGCTTCGTCCAGTCAGCGTCGCGCTTTGGACTAGATACCGACGACACGCCCTATTTTGCCGGGATGCATGACATTACGGCTGAGGTTGTTGGAGGTTCCATCACCGCCGTCGACTTGGTGATGTCCGGTGCGGTCCCACACGCCCTCCACCTGGGCGGCGGCTTGCACCACGCCCTGCAAAGCAAGGGCGCTGGCTTCTGCGTGTACAATGACGCCTCAGCGGCCATTGCGCACGCTCAAAAGACGTACGGCGCGAAGGTGCTGTACGTCGACACGGATGTGCATCATGGGGATGGCGTGCAGTGGGCCTTCTACGCCGATCCCCAGGTATGCACGCTGTCCATTCATGAGACGGGGAAATTTCTATTCCCCGGCACAGGAGCCGTGAACGAACGCGGTGAAGGCGACGCGTTCGGCACGAACATCAACATCCCGGTGGAGCCATACACCGAGGACGACTCCTGGCTGGAGTGCTTCAGCGAGGTTCTCACCGAGACCATTGCCCGCTTCCAGCCGGACATCATAATTTCGCAGCATGGCTGCGACGCCCATGCGCTGGACCCTCTCGCGCATGTCCACTGCTCCATGCGCGTGTACAAGGCTATGCCCGAGCTGATCCACTCCCTTGCGCACCAATGGTGCGCAGGGCGGTGGGTCGCGCTCGGAGGCGGCGGGTACGACATCTGGCGCGTCGTACCGCGGGCCTGGAGCCTGCTCTGGCTCGTCATGAGCGAGCAGGCTCACTTAGACCAGCTGGAGGCGGAGCCGCAGCTGGCGCTCCCTCAGACGTGGCTGGACGCCTGGCAGAACAAGAGTCCTGTCCAGCTGCCTTCGACATGGCTGGACCCTGTTGAGGACTGGGCGCCGATTCCAAGGCGCGAAGCGATCGCCGAGAAGAACCGGCATACCAAAGAGTTAGCCATGATGTATTTGAAATAA
- a CDS encoding type 1 glutamine amidotransferase domain-containing protein, with protein MALTGTKVLAFVDEEFEDLEMWYPVLRLRESGVAVDIVGPKAKTVYHGKYGVPITTDYAFDEVKSSDYIGLYVPGGWAPDKLRRYADVIRLTQEFHADVKPIAQICHAGWVLISAKIVNGYTMTSTPGIRDDLENAGATWLDEEVVVDRNIISGRRPPDLPAFSKRFVDELIQYNKGQAK; from the coding sequence ATGGCGTTAACGGGAACGAAAGTGCTGGCTTTTGTTGATGAAGAGTTTGAAGACTTAGAAATGTGGTATCCTGTGCTGCGCTTGCGTGAATCCGGGGTTGCCGTTGACATTGTGGGGCCTAAGGCCAAAACGGTTTATCATGGCAAATATGGTGTGCCGATTACGACGGATTATGCCTTCGACGAAGTCAAATCTTCGGATTACATTGGTCTATATGTGCCAGGCGGATGGGCGCCAGACAAGCTGCGTCGCTATGCAGACGTGATTCGTCTTACACAAGAGTTTCATGCCGATGTGAAACCTATTGCTCAAATCTGCCATGCCGGTTGGGTGTTGATCTCAGCCAAAATTGTGAACGGGTATACGATGACTTCAACGCCAGGCATTCGAGACGATCTCGAAAATGCAGGTGCAACGTGGCTGGATGAAGAGGTTGTCGTCGATCGGAACATTATTTCAGGGCGCAGACCGCCAGATCTTCCTGCATTTTCCAAGCGTTTTGTGGATGAGCTTATCCAATATAACAAGGGACAGGCAAAGTAA
- the acsA gene encoding acetate--CoA ligase: MEQMKVELIEAVSPNPNMENYEQTHASFDWKDIEKSFSWYETGKVNMAYEAIDRHAESSKKDKVALYYSDNTREEAVTFGQMKAKSNQFGNVLRGLGVAKGERVFIFMPRTPELYYALLGTLKIGAVVGPLFEAFMETAVRDRLEDSEAVAIITTPSLLSRVPYNDLPHLKHVIVVGEDVELAEGQVDFHKEMANASTELDIEWLDREDGLIIHYTSGSTGKPKGVFHVQNAMLQHYYTGQIVLDLKEDDIYWCTADPGWVTGTSYGIFAPWLNGATNVIRGGRFSPQDWYTTLQKYKVTVWYSAPTAFRMLMGAGDDVVAGYDLSSLRHVLSVGEPLNPEVVRWGLKVYNQRIHDTWWMTETGGQLICNYPAMTIKPGSMGRPIPGVEAAIIDDAGNVLPPNRMGNLAIKTPWPSMMRKIWNNPSKYEEYFRLTGWYVSGDSAYQDEEGYFWFQGRVDDVINTAGERVGPFEVESKLVEHPAVAEAGVIGKPDPMRGEIIKAFIALREGFSPSDELKADISKFVKEGLSAHAAPREIEFKDKLPKTRSGKIMRRVLKAWELNLPTGDLSTIED, translated from the coding sequence ATGGAGCAAATGAAAGTAGAACTCATTGAAGCTGTATCCCCTAACCCAAACATGGAAAATTACGAACAAACACATGCATCATTTGACTGGAAAGACATCGAGAAAAGTTTTTCATGGTATGAAACTGGCAAAGTAAACATGGCTTACGAAGCAATTGACCGCCATGCGGAGTCATCCAAAAAGGATAAAGTCGCACTTTACTACAGTGATAATACGAGGGAAGAAGCCGTTACGTTTGGTCAAATGAAAGCCAAATCCAATCAATTTGGCAATGTGCTTCGCGGACTTGGCGTTGCCAAAGGCGAGCGCGTCTTCATTTTCATGCCTCGTACACCGGAACTTTATTACGCTTTACTCGGAACGTTGAAGATCGGGGCCGTCGTCGGTCCATTGTTTGAAGCTTTCATGGAAACAGCGGTAAGAGATCGTCTGGAAGATAGTGAAGCTGTCGCGATTATTACGACACCAAGCTTGCTTTCACGTGTTCCTTACAACGATCTTCCTCATTTGAAACATGTCATTGTGGTCGGCGAAGACGTTGAACTGGCGGAAGGTCAAGTTGACTTTCACAAAGAGATGGCTAATGCTTCAACGGAGTTGGACATCGAATGGTTGGATCGCGAAGATGGCTTGATCATTCATTATACGTCAGGATCAACAGGGAAACCCAAAGGCGTTTTCCACGTTCAGAATGCGATGCTTCAACATTATTATACAGGTCAAATTGTATTGGATCTTAAAGAAGACGATATTTACTGGTGTACAGCGGATCCAGGCTGGGTAACAGGAACCTCTTACGGGATCTTTGCCCCATGGCTGAATGGCGCCACGAACGTCATTCGGGGCGGACGCTTCAGTCCGCAAGACTGGTACACGACGCTTCAGAAATATAAAGTTACTGTTTGGTATAGTGCACCGACAGCCTTCCGGATGCTGATGGGGGCAGGCGATGATGTTGTTGCTGGTTACGATCTTTCTTCGCTTCGCCATGTGCTCAGCGTAGGGGAGCCGTTGAATCCAGAGGTGGTTCGTTGGGGCTTGAAAGTATACAACCAACGCATTCATGATACATGGTGGATGACCGAAACAGGGGGGCAGTTAATTTGTAACTACCCTGCTATGACGATTAAGCCTGGTTCCATGGGCCGTCCAATTCCAGGTGTTGAAGCCGCTATTATCGATGATGCTGGCAATGTACTGCCTCCTAATCGGATGGGGAATCTGGCGATCAAAACACCTTGGCCGTCCATGATGCGCAAAATCTGGAATAACCCTTCTAAATATGAAGAGTATTTCCGTTTGACGGGCTGGTACGTATCGGGTGACTCCGCTTATCAGGATGAAGAAGGTTACTTCTGGTTCCAAGGCCGCGTAGATGACGTGATTAACACAGCAGGAGAGCGTGTAGGTCCTTTTGAGGTGGAAAGCAAGCTGGTGGAGCATCCTGCAGTTGCTGAAGCAGGTGTTATTGGTAAGCCTGACCCTATGCGTGGAGAAATTATCAAAGCGTTTATCGCGCTTCGCGAAGGCTTCTCGCCGTCCGATGAGCTGAAAGCGGATATCTCCAAGTTTGTCAAAGAGGGGCTGTCTGCTCACGCGGCGCCTCGCGAAATTGAATTCAAAGACAAGCTGCCAAAAACACGCAGTGGTAAAATTATGCGCCGTGTGCTTAAAGCTTGGGAGCTCAATCTTCCGACAGGCGATCTATCGACAATTGAAGATTAA
- a CDS encoding GNAT family N-acetyltransferase: protein MQHIKIYHSHSLQAAPDQPEIIIEGPVSADRLQDLSMHNKLDAFRRPKEQLEALIEIAQLPEGRIIIARDASTIVGYVTFHYPDEIERWSQGHMQDLIELGAIEVADDYRAVGLGKKMIRLAFAGDQMENIICFTTEYYWHWDLETSKLTVWEYRQMMEKLMKSVDMIWFATDDPEICSHPANCLMVRIGKHVPISSQEQFDRIRFQQRFMY, encoded by the coding sequence ATGCAGCATATCAAAATCTACCACTCACACAGCTTGCAAGCCGCTCCTGATCAACCAGAGATCATCATTGAAGGACCTGTTTCGGCAGATCGCTTGCAGGATCTCTCCATGCACAACAAATTGGACGCTTTTCGCCGACCCAAAGAGCAGCTAGAGGCCTTAATCGAAATCGCACAATTGCCAGAAGGACGTATAATAATTGCAAGGGATGCCTCCACTATCGTGGGTTATGTCACCTTTCATTATCCGGATGAGATTGAGCGCTGGTCGCAAGGTCATATGCAGGATTTGATAGAATTAGGCGCTATTGAAGTTGCTGATGACTATCGAGCTGTTGGCTTGGGTAAAAAGATGATTCGCCTTGCCTTTGCGGGAGATCAAATGGAGAATATCATCTGTTTTACAACCGAGTACTATTGGCATTGGGATTTGGAGACAAGCAAGCTAACCGTCTGGGAATATCGTCAGATGATGGAAAAATTAATGAAAAGCGTCGACATGATTTGGTTCGCAACAGACGATCCTGAAATCTGCTCGCATCCGGCCAACTGCCTGATGGTGCGAATTGGCAAGCACGTGCCGATTTCTTCGCAAGAGCAATTCGATCGCATTCGTTTCCAACAACGATTCATGTATTAG